One segment of Nostoc flagelliforme CCNUN1 DNA contains the following:
- a CDS encoding alanine--glyoxylate aminotransferase family protein, giving the protein MTQTISINDSGRLQLTPLEIPSRLLLGPGPSNAHPAVLQAMNTSPVGHLDPAFLALMDEIQSLLRYVWQTENPLTIAVSGTGTAAMEATIANAVEPGDVVLIGVAGYFGNRLVDMAGRYGADVRTITKPWGQVFNLDELQTALKTHRPTILALVHAETSTGARQPLEGVADLCNEFGTLLLVDSVTSLGGVPLFLDTWGVDLAYSCSQKGLGCPPGASPFTMSPRAVEKLQQRQTRVANWYLDMLLLGKYWGAERTYHHTAPINLYYALREALRLLAEEGLANSWQRHQKNVEYLWEGLENLGLSMHVEQEYRLPTLTTVCIPTGVDGKAIARQLLNEHNIEIGGGLGELAGKVWRVGLMGFNSRKESVDQLLAALRQVLPK; this is encoded by the coding sequence ATGACACAAACAATTTCAATAAACGACTCTGGGCGCTTGCAACTCACACCGTTAGAAATTCCATCCCGTTTGCTGTTGGGGCCTGGGCCCTCCAATGCCCATCCCGCAGTTCTCCAGGCGATGAATACCTCACCAGTTGGGCATCTTGACCCAGCTTTTCTCGCACTCATGGATGAAATTCAGTCGTTGCTACGCTACGTATGGCAAACAGAAAACCCACTCACCATTGCAGTCAGTGGTACGGGAACAGCCGCAATGGAAGCAACCATCGCCAATGCTGTAGAACCCGGTGATGTGGTTTTAATTGGTGTAGCTGGTTACTTTGGTAATCGCCTCGTGGATATGGCTGGACGTTATGGCGCAGATGTGCGAACCATTACCAAACCTTGGGGACAAGTTTTCAACCTGGATGAACTCCAAACTGCCTTAAAAACTCATCGTCCAACTATTTTAGCCCTAGTTCATGCCGAAACCTCCACCGGCGCGCGTCAACCATTGGAAGGAGTGGCTGATTTGTGTAATGAATTTGGCACGTTGTTGTTGGTAGATTCAGTCACAAGTTTGGGTGGTGTCCCCTTGTTTTTGGATACTTGGGGAGTTGACTTAGCCTATAGTTGTAGCCAAAAAGGGTTGGGTTGCCCGCCTGGTGCTTCGCCTTTTACAATGAGTCCGCGTGCCGTTGAGAAATTGCAACAGCGTCAAACAAGGGTTGCAAACTGGTATTTGGATATGTTGCTACTGGGTAAGTATTGGGGCGCTGAACGCACCTATCACCATACAGCACCAATTAATTTATATTATGCATTGCGGGAAGCATTACGTTTGCTTGCAGAAGAGGGATTAGCAAACTCCTGGCAGCGTCATCAGAAAAACGTAGAATATCTCTGGGAAGGATTGGAAAACTTAGGATTGAGTATGCACGTTGAACAAGAGTATAGACTGCCAACCCTGACTACTGTCTGCATTCCAACAGGGGTGGATGGGAAAGCGATCGCACGCCAGTTACTCAATGAACATAATATTGAAATTGGCGGTGGTCTTGGCGAACTAGCTGGTAAAGTTTGGCGCGTCGGATTGATGGGCTTTAATAGTCGTAAGGAAAGTGTTGACCAACTTTTAGCAGCACTACGGCAAGTTTTGCCTAAGTAG
- a CDS encoding DUF1499 domain-containing protein, translating to MVFAGKRPNNLGISNGKLAPCPNSPNCVSSQSTDATHKIAPLIFTSSPEEAIANLKQIIESLPRTKIITESQDYLYAEFKSALLGFVDDVEFYLDRNANVIQVRSASRLGQSDLGVNRQRIETIRAKLK from the coding sequence ATGGTTTTTGCTGGCAAACGACCAAATAATTTAGGTATTAGCAACGGTAAATTAGCACCTTGCCCTAATTCCCCTAACTGTGTTTCTAGTCAGAGTACAGATGCAACCCACAAAATTGCACCACTGATTTTTACATCTAGTCCAGAAGAAGCGATCGCTAATCTTAAACAGATTATTGAATCCTTACCAAGAACTAAAATAATTACCGAAAGCCAAGATTATTTATATGCAGAATTTAAAAGCGCTTTACTGGGATTTGTGGATGATGTAGAATTCTATCTAGATCGGAATGCTAATGTTATCCAAGTACGTTCGGCTTCACGCTTAGGTCAAAGCGATTTGGGTGTTAATCGTCAACGAATAGAAACGATTAGAGCGAAGTTAAAATAA
- a CDS encoding DUF1345 domain-containing protein has translation MKLNLFKNFDSRPRLIIAIGLAGLVSIILPSWLHLPTRILCAWNSGADFFLAVTWWKMIKATPEKIRRYAENEYEGHLAIFMLVIAAACASVLAIGFLLTEKKGLSTILLSLHVILSIMTIVGSWLLVHTMFAVQYAHSYYKYITCNNNREEITKGLDFPNNDYPDYWEFLYYSFVVGMTSQVSDVQTTSREMRRLTLLHGILSFFFNTTIVAMSINIIASLI, from the coding sequence GTGAAACTTAATTTATTTAAAAACTTTGACTCCCGCCCCAGACTGATAATTGCTATCGGACTAGCTGGATTAGTTTCAATAATTCTTCCATCTTGGCTGCATTTACCCACTCGCATTCTCTGCGCTTGGAACTCCGGTGCTGACTTTTTCTTAGCCGTAACCTGGTGGAAGATGATCAAAGCTACCCCAGAAAAAATTCGCCGTTATGCTGAGAATGAATATGAAGGACATTTAGCTATATTCATGCTGGTGATAGCTGCGGCTTGTGCTAGTGTTTTAGCGATCGGGTTTTTACTCACTGAGAAAAAAGGGTTGTCAACAATTCTCCTGAGCCTACATGTCATACTTTCAATTATGACCATTGTTGGTTCCTGGTTACTAGTGCATACGATGTTTGCAGTGCAATATGCACACAGCTATTACAAATATATTACTTGTAATAATAATAGAGAAGAAATCACCAAAGGTTTAGATTTTCCTAATAACGATTATCCAGACTATTGGGAGTTTTTATATTATTCATTTGTAGTTGGCATGACTAGCCAAGTTTCAGATGTGCAGACGACATCACGCGAGATGAGGCGCTTGACTCTGTTACATGGCATATTATCCTTCTTTTTCAATACCACAATTGTGGCGATGAGCATCAATATTATTGCATCGCTGATTTAA
- a CDS encoding ChaB family protein, protein MADQTINELPGEIREQLPEHAQQIFLAAFNAAQSNGSNEEGAREIAWNSVKNEYEPGSDGKWQRKPEDTAIHNKSVVSGGN, encoded by the coding sequence ATGGCTGATCAAACAATAAATGAATTACCTGGTGAAATTAGAGAACAGTTGCCCGAACACGCACAGCAGATTTTTCTAGCTGCATTTAATGCTGCTCAAAGTAATGGTTCAAATGAAGAGGGTGCGCGTGAAATTGCTTGGAATAGTGTAAAGAATGAATACGAACCAGGCAGCGATGGCAAATGGCAGAGAAAGCCTGAAGACACTGCTATACATAATAAATCTGTTGTCTCTGGTGGCAATTGA
- a CDS encoding GNAT family N-acetyltransferase: MLIEQDEIAIRLMQDEIYDYQLMAKWLTDAQVLEFYEGRDNPFDLEKIIESYKPMIRGDDPVVPCLFYYQNIPIGYLQYCALNDLSQTDRQLYHLDQTDYVYGIDLFIGETDYWNKGIGTKILSAFITYLFEQRQAHKIVIDPHVNNPRAIRCYEKCGFVKVKLLPAHELHEGEYSDCWLMAIDKKNPLHS; this comes from the coding sequence ATGCTAATAGAACAAGACGAAATTGCTATTCGTCTAATGCAAGATGAAATATATGATTATCAGTTGATGGCAAAATGGTTAACTGATGCACAAGTTTTAGAATTTTATGAAGGAAGAGATAATCCTTTTGATTTAGAAAAAATTATAGAATCGTACAAACCTATGATCAGGGGAGATGACCCGGTTGTTCCGTGTCTGTTCTACTATCAAAATATTCCCATTGGTTATTTGCAGTATTGTGCGCTCAATGACTTATCCCAAACCGATAGACAATTGTATCATCTCGATCAAACTGATTATGTCTACGGAATTGACTTGTTCATAGGCGAAACCGACTATTGGAACAAGGGAATTGGTACAAAAATATTGTCAGCATTTATCACTTATCTTTTTGAACAGCGACAAGCTCATAAAATTGTCATAGATCCTCATGTTAACAATCCTCGCGCTATCCGTTGCTATGAAAAATGTGGTTTTGTCAAAGTAAAGCTATTGCCCGCCCATGAGCTACATGAAGGGGAATACTCAGATTGTTGGCTTATGGCAATAGACAAAAAGAATCCATTGCACTCCTAA
- a CDS encoding ATP-dependent helicase: MSDTKFTVPVAQESLHLELSERSPVPSLREKILAIRNSLRPGQQQMADWQSGPLAISAVPGAGKSTGMAAAAAIAIARQYERSSSRRQLVVVTFTRSAAANIKAKIRKFLRDDLSLPQTGFFVYTLHGLALNIASRHSDLSGLQLENVTLITPTQSHRFIRTAVEQWIANNPEIYLRLLEGHQFDGEETERLRRQSVLRTEVLPELANTVIHEAKSSGISPEKLREWSKQTTDEYAILSVAAGLYEQYQNLMRSRDFIDYDDMILAALRVLENDSARRIEQNQIFAVFEDEAQDSSPLQTQLLEILASDVDSSLLTPNSPLPTPHSPLNLVRVGDPNQAINSTFTPADPIYFRQFCEECDRIERLATMDQAGRSTRIIIEAANFALKWINNQSLAKTNNGQQTPDNRQVPFRLQTIRPVETGDPQKNANPAPIGRGLELYTPRDIHHTVELLSQRVIELFGEDPTQNSAAILVRENRQGRWLAEALTPVCKEHNITLYDVGERDRRSHVPQEILALLQFCDRPHSPDYLKAALEALVQRQLIPTQDLNALASLPEEFLYPGPLAAPQPETVQKAARLCRNLLRARLELPLYQLISFLALTLNYDQAELATADKLAERVNHQIAGNSSMGGMLSALSEIVSSERFEPVETEDSEERYTRRGQLTIITMHKAKGLDWDYVFLPFLHENLIPGRFWVPPQSQFLGDFTLSEVARAQIRAALHGESTIPDVTQAWEQAKHLKISEEYRLLYVAMTRAKRLVWMSAPQKGPFTWSKPDNLQEQAPCPVFPALKRQFPECVMNLGVMTKQV, encoded by the coding sequence ATGTCAGACACTAAATTTACTGTTCCTGTGGCTCAAGAATCACTCCACTTAGAATTGTCCGAACGATCGCCTGTTCCTTCTCTGCGGGAGAAAATTCTAGCAATCCGCAACAGTCTACGTCCTGGACAACAGCAAATGGCTGACTGGCAATCTGGCCCTTTGGCTATTTCTGCCGTTCCTGGTGCGGGTAAATCTACTGGAATGGCGGCGGCGGCAGCGATCGCGATCGCACGTCAATATGAACGTTCATCCTCCCGCCGTCAATTAGTAGTTGTCACCTTTACTCGTTCAGCTGCTGCCAATATTAAAGCGAAGATTCGCAAATTCTTACGAGATGATTTATCTCTCCCTCAGACTGGATTCTTTGTCTATACCCTACATGGTCTAGCCTTAAACATTGCCAGTCGCCATTCTGATTTATCGGGTTTGCAGTTAGAAAATGTCACATTAATTACACCAACCCAAAGTCACCGTTTTATCCGAACAGCTGTAGAGCAATGGATTGCAAATAATCCAGAAATATATTTGCGGTTATTAGAAGGTCATCAATTTGACGGAGAAGAAACAGAAAGGTTACGTCGCCAATCGGTGCTGCGAACAGAAGTATTGCCGGAATTGGCTAATACGGTAATTCATGAAGCAAAAAGTTCTGGAATATCGCCAGAAAAATTGCGGGAGTGGAGTAAACAAACCACAGACGAATATGCAATTTTGAGTGTAGCGGCGGGATTGTATGAGCAATATCAAAACTTAATGCGATCGCGTGATTTCATCGACTACGACGATATGATTTTAGCCGCACTGCGCGTTTTAGAAAACGACAGCGCCCGTCGCATCGAGCAAAACCAAATATTCGCCGTCTTTGAAGACGAAGCCCAAGATTCTAGCCCATTACAGACGCAGTTGTTAGAAATTTTGGCAAGTGATGTTGATTCCTCACTCCTAACTCCTAACTCCCCACTCCCCACTCCCCACTCCCCACTCAACCTAGTACGAGTTGGCGACCCCAACCAAGCGATTAACTCTACCTTTACCCCAGCCGATCCGATTTATTTTCGGCAATTTTGCGAAGAGTGCGATCGCATCGAACGATTGGCAACGATGGATCAAGCTGGTCGCAGTACTAGAATTATCATTGAAGCTGCTAACTTTGCTCTCAAATGGATCAATAATCAGTCGTTAGCAAAAACGAATAACGGACAACAGACTCCTGACAACCGACAAGTACCATTTCGCTTGCAGACAATTCGCCCTGTTGAAACAGGTGATCCGCAAAAGAACGCCAACCCAGCACCAATAGGACGGGGATTAGAACTTTATACCCCGCGTGACATTCATCACACCGTTGAATTGTTATCTCAAAGAGTAATCGAATTATTTGGCGAAGACCCAACACAAAATAGTGCAGCGATTTTAGTGCGAGAAAATCGCCAAGGACGATGGTTAGCAGAAGCTCTAACACCTGTGTGCAAAGAGCATAATATTACACTTTACGATGTGGGAGAACGCGATCGCCGTTCCCATGTTCCCCAAGAGATTTTAGCATTACTGCAATTTTGCGATCGCCCCCACTCCCCCGATTACCTCAAAGCCGCATTAGAAGCATTAGTACAGCGCCAGCTAATTCCTACTCAAGACCTCAACGCCCTTGCTAGTCTCCCAGAAGAATTTTTGTATCCTGGCCCCCTAGCAGCACCCCAGCCAGAAACAGTCCAAAAAGCTGCTCGTTTGTGTCGCAATTTACTTCGCGCCCGCTTGGAATTGCCCCTGTACCAGCTAATTTCCTTTCTCGCCTTGACCTTAAATTACGACCAGGCAGAATTGGCAACTGCTGACAAACTCGCAGAACGGGTAAACCATCAGATAGCTGGCAATAGTTCGATGGGGGGAATGCTGTCAGCTTTAAGTGAAATCGTTAGTTCCGAACGGTTTGAACCAGTAGAAACCGAAGATTCGGAAGAACGTTACACTCGTCGCGGTCAACTGACCATTATTACCATGCACAAAGCCAAAGGGCTAGATTGGGACTATGTGTTCCTTCCCTTTCTCCACGAAAACTTGATTCCTGGTAGATTTTGGGTTCCTCCCCAAAGCCAGTTCTTAGGGGATTTTACCTTATCAGAAGTAGCCCGCGCCCAAATTCGTGCTGCTCTCCACGGAGAATCTACCATACCAGATGTTACACAAGCATGGGAACAAGCAAAGCACTTGAAAATATCTGAGGAGTACCGTTTACTATACGTTGCGATGACACGAGCAAAGCGTCTGGTGTGGATGTCAGCACCGCAGAAAGGCCCTTTTACTTGGAGTAAGCCGGACAATTTACAAGAACAAGCGCCTTGTCCGGTTTTTCCAGCATTAAAGCGCCAATTTCCTGAATGTGTGATGAATTTAGGAGTAATGACCAAACAAGTCTGA
- a CDS encoding oxidoreductase, producing the protein MSKVYLITGTSTGFGRSLAEAVLERGDKVVLTARKPEQVAELVQANQENAIAVRLDVTNAEDRDAAVKAAIERFGRIDVLVNNAGQGSLGALEGFSSEQIRKQFEVNCFGVIEMTREVLPVMREQKSGHILNITSIGGLVSIGGFALYCATKFAVEGFAEGLRDEVKPLGINVTIVEPGAFRTNFAGDANMQPETEIDDYKAVIDPLREYLYSGNGKQPGDPKKAALAMIQAVESENPPLRLMLGSDAYSLWEQRRTAERQEFEHWREIGIHTAFEGAVVTPIGG; encoded by the coding sequence ATGAGCAAAGTTTATTTGATAACCGGAACCTCAACCGGATTCGGTCGATCCCTAGCAGAAGCGGTTTTAGAGCGTGGCGACAAAGTTGTGCTGACGGCGCGAAAACCCGAACAAGTAGCAGAATTGGTACAAGCAAATCAGGAAAACGCTATTGCCGTTCGGCTTGATGTCACAAACGCCGAAGATCGAGATGCTGCTGTCAAAGCTGCCATCGAACGCTTTGGGCGCATTGATGTCCTAGTCAATAACGCAGGGCAAGGTTCTCTTGGTGCTTTGGAAGGATTTTCATCGGAGCAAATAAGAAAACAGTTTGAGGTTAACTGCTTCGGCGTAATAGAAATGACGCGCGAAGTGTTACCCGTAATGCGTGAACAGAAATCTGGTCACATTTTGAATATTACTTCAATTGGTGGGTTGGTTTCGATAGGTGGATTCGCACTATACTGCGCGACGAAATTTGCAGTCGAAGGTTTTGCCGAAGGCTTGCGCGATGAAGTCAAACCGCTTGGCATTAATGTGACGATTGTTGAGCCAGGTGCATTTCGTACCAACTTCGCCGGAGATGCCAATATGCAACCCGAAACCGAAATTGATGATTACAAAGCGGTAATCGATCCGCTTCGAGAATATCTCTACAGTGGTAACGGTAAGCAGCCAGGTGATCCGAAAAAGGCGGCACTTGCGATGATTCAAGCGGTCGAATCAGAGAATCCACCGCTTCGGTTAATGCTCGGCTCGGACGCTTACAGTTTGTGGGAGCAAAGGCGGACGGCGGAACGCCAGGAATTTGAGCATTGGCGAGAAATCGGAATTCATACTGCCTTTGAAGGGGCGGTGGTTACGCCAATCGGCGGGTAA
- a CDS encoding RuBisCO accumulation factor 1: MTDLPPNAQNPEENATNDVAQELLRRLRQKQGNWVEWGTAIASLLKTGYNPQDIFEATGFEPIQQNQVVVGSQVYNSLEKFGVSEETRSHYATRGSDVLYELRLLTQEERAAAAELIFVHNVDADEAREIAKALKEFSYYRTLPEGFSAHPGDAVAHQVWKLARQNADLQQRSRLIAKGLRFAHTPAARQKIEQLLTDFTTAPQRPAPILPFYRLEFEEQLPRILPVVGELPLSRQDLQAVPILTEIEPFRLVKFSGEQAWIPLPGWQVLLGAEDPVVILANSDRFPIQTQSQIGPVVVVIDRAQREWDASSYFVVENGGELDFQWFETEPEIPLLGQVIIIVRPKKILDEELTKDSWQIDE, translated from the coding sequence ATGACTGATCTACCACCCAACGCTCAGAATCCCGAAGAAAATGCTACCAACGATGTAGCACAAGAATTACTGCGAAGGCTGAGGCAAAAACAAGGTAACTGGGTGGAATGGGGAACGGCGATCGCCTCGTTGCTAAAAACCGGTTACAACCCCCAAGACATTTTTGAGGCGACTGGATTTGAGCCGATTCAACAAAATCAGGTGGTTGTTGGTTCTCAAGTTTACAATTCTTTGGAAAAGTTTGGAGTATCGGAAGAAACGCGATCGCACTATGCCACACGCGGTAGTGATGTTTTATATGAACTGCGTTTGCTCACCCAAGAAGAACGCGCCGCCGCCGCCGAACTAATTTTCGTCCACAATGTTGATGCCGATGAGGCACGGGAAATAGCAAAAGCACTTAAAGAATTCTCTTATTACCGCACTTTACCAGAAGGGTTTTCTGCCCATCCTGGGGATGCTGTTGCTCATCAAGTTTGGAAACTGGCACGCCAAAATGCAGACTTACAACAACGATCGCGCCTGATAGCCAAAGGTTTACGCTTTGCTCACACGCCAGCAGCAAGACAAAAAATCGAACAGCTACTAACTGATTTTACTACTGCTCCCCAGCGTCCAGCGCCAATTCTACCTTTTTACCGTCTGGAATTTGAAGAACAATTACCCCGAATTTTGCCCGTGGTAGGCGAGTTGCCATTATCACGACAAGACTTGCAAGCTGTGCCCATACTGACAGAAATTGAACCATTTCGGTTGGTCAAGTTTTCTGGAGAGCAGGCTTGGATACCATTACCAGGTTGGCAAGTGTTGTTAGGGGCAGAAGATCCAGTAGTGATTTTAGCAAATAGCGATCGCTTCCCCATCCAAACCCAAAGCCAGATAGGGCCAGTCGTAGTAGTGATAGATCGTGCCCAACGAGAATGGGATGCCTCCAGCTACTTTGTTGTCGAAAATGGTGGTGAATTAGATTTTCAGTGGTTTGAAACTGAGCCAGAAATTCCTCTACTAGGACAAGTTATTATCATCGTGCGTCCTAAGAAAATTCTGGATGAAGAATTAACTAAGGATTCCTGGCAGATTGATGAATAA
- a CDS encoding response regulator: MDKSNLEIDKLQYQIMSLQQPKKLKILVVDDEPDNLDLLYRTFRRDFNVLKADSGVNALEVLAAEGEVAVIISDQRMPEMKGTEFLSKTVPQFPDTVRIILTGFTDIEDLVEAINAGQVYKYITKPWDPGELKAVVQRAAETYDLLKQRTEELRRSHAQIALLSVLVQVTQAVSSLEETLAPIARAVSDTFGTDGCILQLTDGNTLIATQGTYSDTGTIENWLSLDPLTKEAIATREMQVSLNIPKDTKLVDAIHYKNTAVQAHLVIPISYRNQLLGVLSLQWKQPCTLREDELMLINLSAQLIAIALTSCH; encoded by the coding sequence ATGGATAAGTCCAATCTCGAAATTGATAAACTCCAATATCAAATAATGAGTCTCCAACAACCAAAAAAGCTGAAAATCCTAGTAGTTGACGATGAGCCAGATAATCTCGATCTGCTTTATCGTACCTTTCGACGCGACTTTAATGTTTTAAAAGCTGATAGTGGGGTGAACGCCCTAGAAGTTTTGGCAGCAGAAGGGGAGGTAGCGGTGATTATCTCCGATCAACGGATGCCAGAAATGAAAGGAACTGAGTTTCTCAGCAAGACTGTACCTCAGTTTCCCGATACGGTTAGGATAATTCTCACCGGATTTACTGATATTGAAGACTTGGTAGAAGCGATTAATGCGGGGCAAGTCTACAAATATATCACCAAGCCTTGGGACCCAGGCGAACTGAAGGCAGTAGTGCAAAGAGCAGCAGAAACCTACGACTTGCTCAAGCAACGTACAGAAGAATTACGCCGTTCTCATGCTCAGATAGCCCTGCTGAGTGTTTTGGTACAGGTAACTCAAGCAGTTTCTAGCTTAGAAGAAACCCTCGCTCCAATTGCTAGGGCTGTGAGTGATACTTTTGGAACAGATGGGTGTATTCTCCAACTGACAGATGGAAATACTCTGATTGCGACTCAAGGAACTTACAGCGATACAGGTACAATTGAGAATTGGCTATCTCTTGACCCACTCACAAAGGAAGCGATCGCCACCAGGGAAATGCAAGTTTCCTTAAATATACCTAAAGACACTAAATTAGTTGATGCTATTCACTACAAAAATACGGCTGTGCAAGCACATTTAGTTATCCCAATTAGCTACCGTAATCAACTTTTGGGCGTATTATCCCTACAGTGGAAACAACCCTGCACTTTACGGGAAGATGAATTAATGCTAATTAATTTATCAGCCCAACTGATAGCGATCGCTCTTACTAGTTGTCATTAG
- the ubiE gene encoding bifunctional demethylmenaquinone methyltransferase/2-methoxy-6-polyprenyl-1,4-benzoquinol methylase UbiE, with protein MTNEIQSIFNRIAPVYDQLNDWLSLGQHRIWKEMAVKWSAAKSGDTALDLCCGSGDLALRLARRVGATGKVYGVDFSPNLLEKAKERSHWQYPQPAIAWIEADVLNLPFEDNQFDAATMGYGLRNVKDIPRSLQELYRVLKPGAKAAILDFHRPSNPQLRAFQQLYLDSFVVPVASYLGLKEEYAYIGPSLDRFPIGREQIELARQVGFAVATHYPIANGMMGVLVLSKLGVIS; from the coding sequence ATGACTAACGAAATTCAGTCCATTTTTAACCGTATTGCTCCGGTTTATGACCAGTTGAACGATTGGTTGAGTCTGGGACAGCATCGAATATGGAAGGAAATGGCAGTGAAATGGAGTGCAGCTAAATCGGGTGATACAGCATTAGATTTGTGTTGCGGTAGTGGTGATTTAGCCTTACGTCTGGCACGGCGCGTAGGGGCAACAGGGAAGGTTTACGGAGTGGATTTTTCACCCAACCTGCTAGAAAAAGCTAAAGAACGCTCACATTGGCAGTACCCACAACCTGCGATCGCCTGGATAGAAGCCGACGTGCTAAATTTACCTTTTGAGGATAACCAATTTGATGCCGCAACAATGGGCTATGGTTTAAGAAATGTTAAAGATATTCCCCGCAGTCTCCAAGAGTTATACCGGGTTTTGAAACCGGGTGCTAAAGCCGCAATTTTAGACTTTCATCGACCGAGTAATCCTCAGCTACGTGCCTTTCAGCAGTTGTATCTGGACAGTTTTGTAGTGCCAGTTGCCAGTTATTTAGGGTTAAAAGAAGAATATGCTTACATCGGCCCTAGCTTAGATCGCTTTCCCATCGGGAGAGAGCAAATAGAGTTAGCGCGTCAAGTTGGTTTTGCTGTTGCCACACACTACCCCATTGCGAACGGTATGATGGGAGTGCTAGTGCTTAGTAAATTAGGAGTTATTAGTTAA
- a CDS encoding DUF445 domain-containing protein yields MDWSHLWLYVSPPVLGGIIGYFTNDIAIKMLFRPYRAIYIAGRRVPFTPGLIPRNQERLALNISKTIMGSLLTPQELQNLARRLLQTERVQGAILWLLQLAIEQIKTDKNEKSAKIVAGILRDLIGESLPRLLKVLARREDFLEPQINQIFDQILLEFQLSEEQATRLADWLLQAVLPPDVLRQTIVDFLTDRTIQIIDEGFREKTSGTYWVVANLFGLRNTLTRLRTFCLDEKEAANTRLQELTKDLQIRDRIRKLLQNLSLQNLPIGTVRQLRKTTRESVRHYLQNSGSDFLQGLTDSVDWENIAVVLLNRLSTSPVVNTSLEVMSQELALILDKYLEKDLEVIVAQVIPILSIDQVIVDRVKSTSPADLEAAIEGIVKNELQAIVTLGGVLGFVIGLLQTVFLIFSQY; encoded by the coding sequence TTGGACTGGTCTCATCTTTGGCTTTATGTGTCTCCCCCGGTACTGGGTGGAATTATCGGCTATTTCACAAATGACATAGCCATCAAAATGTTGTTCCGTCCTTACCGAGCAATTTACATTGCTGGACGAAGAGTACCCTTCACCCCTGGATTGATTCCCCGCAACCAGGAACGTCTGGCTCTGAACATTTCTAAGACAATCATGGGGTCACTTTTGACACCACAAGAATTGCAAAATCTGGCGCGGCGTTTGTTGCAAACAGAACGCGTACAAGGAGCAATTCTGTGGTTGTTGCAGCTGGCAATTGAACAAATTAAAACAGATAAAAACGAGAAAAGTGCCAAAATTGTGGCGGGGATTTTGCGGGATTTAATAGGGGAATCCTTGCCACGCTTACTCAAGGTTTTAGCGCGACGTGAAGACTTTTTGGAACCGCAGATCAATCAAATTTTTGATCAGATATTGCTGGAATTTCAATTGAGTGAAGAACAAGCCACGCGGCTTGCTGATTGGTTGTTGCAAGCAGTTTTACCGCCAGATGTGCTGCGGCAGACGATAGTTGATTTTTTGACCGATCGCACAATTCAAATTATTGATGAAGGCTTCCGCGAAAAAACCAGTGGGACTTATTGGGTAGTAGCAAATTTATTCGGCTTACGTAATACTCTCACACGACTTCGAACTTTTTGTTTGGATGAAAAAGAGGCTGCTAATACTCGCTTGCAAGAATTGACTAAAGATTTGCAAATCCGCGATCGCATTCGGAAATTACTGCAAAATTTATCATTACAAAACTTGCCAATTGGGACGGTGCGCCAACTCCGAAAGACCACTCGCGAAAGTGTCCGCCATTACCTACAAAACAGTGGCAGCGATTTTCTACAAGGATTAACTGATTCTGTTGATTGGGAAAATATTGCTGTAGTCCTGCTGAATCGTCTGAGTACTTCACCTGTTGTCAATACTTCTTTAGAAGTAATGAGTCAAGAATTGGCTTTAATATTAGATAAGTATTTGGAAAAAGATTTAGAAGTAATTGTGGCGCAAGTAATTCCAATTTTGTCGATAGATCAAGTGATAGTTGACCGGGTAAAATCAACTTCACCGGCTGATTTAGAAGCTGCAATTGAGGGAATTGTAAAAAATGAATTGCAAGCGATTGTAACTTTAGGCGGTGTTCTAGGTTTTGTTATCGGGTTATTGCAGACTGTGTTTTTAATATTTAGTCAATATTAG